Proteins encoded together in one Ammospiza nelsoni isolate bAmmNel1 chromosome Z, bAmmNel1.pri, whole genome shotgun sequence window:
- the TOPORS gene encoding E3 ubiquitin-protein ligase Topors isoform X1: MADSSRRLAEGARRRRPPGEERREPPGTGRCRTRHRLKAAAALARTGSEGPAANMTSDKEFAENSSFSPKASTSKLPTDASPDSKCPICLDRFDNVAYLDRCLHRFCFRCVQEWSKNKAECPLCKQPFFSIFHTIRAEDDFKEYILSPLETSSFASPDGRRFRYRTTLTRERRARGSPSRRMPSPPDNGMLFEGLSSEPVRHRHREIQQMLRRLASRRKASAEGRSLRQIQEEDMITFRRALYRTGVRIRSIQDGGRYREISAEFFRRNPACLHRLVPWLKRELTVLFGAHGSLINIVQHIIMSNVTRYDLESQAFAEDLKPFLLNRTEHFLHEFISFARCPFNLEAYDQHANYDCPAPSYEEGSHSDSSIITISPDVAYPQGPDNSLSVPGLGQAPWDDETPGPSYSVSEEVRATIASPLESSESSDDDSASGSRRTKLQTELQANADSNDSGSSSDNCVIVGYVKPLAERTPEVVELSSDSEESIKEEKREEVKKQRPVQCHSWSDSEPSRSFSPRSPTYREDVGSCRSCLSPAVEKMESKGDEKNKYKRKDLPPQDLSWSPSPGSDTVCSPWNHRLSKKGKSRSPQSCSRDSRGSHGHRSRREHHSKSQLKKRRSRSRDSSKHRSKRSSRKSRAHDSRASLKSQRGSLSGESTASREVSRSRSCSKGHSKRRSRSRDSDHYYVRDSYQSRHQWGSAFCSRKLFGDSYESSSRRRTRSNTLYSRQSASPEYRIRSFIERTDLHSQRGLHERHYYCYERCRSRSRSSNRSRTPSGGNDRMKSEKPGGKRKYKTRHLENTFMESTSLERENESKKTSSKFGDCCKNEDSLSDNRASSETKRKKRKKKMRSPSVEIVYEGKATDTTRHLKKKKKKHKKKHRKHQSSSVHSSPVVITIDSDSSSKEPESTGWDSSITWTGTSQINERENESPSSFLRRTGCEETAEVDKKCDISDTRENLDGGVRDADVKLQETAADQSVTTVSTSSNTSHTETVTSYVQEAPAAPSSQLPSPRTSFLECPEREPLILRLPKRLVSRSSWFDFPEEKM; encoded by the exons ATGGCGGACTCGTCCCGGCGCCTGGCGGAGGgtgcccgccgccgccgcccgcccggggAGGAGCGGCGGGAGCCTCCCGGCACCGGGCGCTGCCGGACGCGCCACAGGCTGAAGGCGGCCGCGGCCCTGGCCCGCACGGGAAGCGAGGGCCCGGCGGCG AACATGACATCAGATAAGGAGTTTGCAGAAAATAGCAGTTTTTCTCCGAAAGCCAGCACCAGTAAGCTGCCGACAGATGCGTCTCCCGACTCCAAGTGTCCCATCTGCCTGGACAGATTTGACAACGTGGCGTATCTGGATCGCTGCTTGCACAGGTTCTGCTTCCGCTGCGTGCAAGAGTGGTCCAAGAACAAAGCAGAATGCCCGCTCTGCAAGCAAcccttcttttccattttccacaCGATTCGTGCTGAAGATGACTTCAAGGAGTACATCCTCAGCCCTTTAGAAACAAGCTCTTTTGCCAGCCCCGACGGCCGGAGGTTTCGTTACCGCACCACCTTGACGAGGGAACGCCGCGCGCGCGGTTCCCCTTCCCGAAGGATGCCATCCCCTCCGGATAACGGGATGTTGTTTGAAGGGCTGTCGAGCGAGCCGGTGCgacacaggcacagggagattCAGCAGATGCTCAGGAGGCTGGCCTCAAGGAGGAAGGCCAGCGCGGAGGGCAGATCTCTGCGGCAGATCCAGGAGGAGGACATGATCACCTTCCGCAGGGCTCTGTACCGCACCGGCGTGCGCATCCGCAGCATCCAGGACGGCGGCCGATACCGAGAGATTTCGGCCGAGTTCTTCCGCCGCAACCCTGCTTGCCTTCACCGCCTGGTTCCTTGGCTGAAGCGAGAGCTTACGGTCCTGTTTGGTGCCCACGGGTCTCTGATCAACATTGTGCAGCACATCATCATGAGCAACGTAACCAGGTACGATCTGGAAAGCCAGGCCTTTGCTGAGGACCTGAAGCCATTTCTGCTGAATCGGACAGAGCACTTCCTGCACGAATTCATCAGTTTTGCTCGTTGTCCTTTTAACTTAGAAGCATACGATCAACACGCCAATTACGACTGTCCTGCCCCGTCGTATGAGGAAGGAAGCCACTCAGACTCATCAATCATTACAATATCTCCCGATGTGGCGTACCCGCAAGGGCCGGATAATAGTTTGTCTGTTCCTGGCCTTGGTCAGGCCCCGTGGGATGACGAAACTCCGGGGCCTTCCTATTCCGTTTCAGAAGAGGTTCGTGCAACCATAGCTTCTCCTCTGGAGTCATCAGAAAGTTCTGACGACGACTCTGCTTCAGGGAGCCGAAGAACCAAGCTGCAGACTGAGTTACAGGCCAATGCTGACTCAAACGACAGTGGCTCTTCCTCAGACAATTGTGTCATTGTTGGGTACGTTAAGCCGCTGGCTGAGAGGACCCCAGAAGTGGTCGAGCTGTCCTCTGACTCTGAGGAGTCCatcaaggaagagaaaagggaagaggTCAAGAAACAGCGACCAGTCCAGTGTCACAGCTGGAGTGACAGTGAACCAAGCAGGAGCTTCTCACCACGTTCCCCAACATACAGGGAGGATGTAGGAAGTTGTAGAAGCTGTTTATCTCCTGCAGTTGAGAAGATGGAATCAAAAGGGGATGAGAAGaacaaatacaaaagaaaagatCTGCCTCCACAGGACTTGAGTTGGAGCCCCTCTCCAGGGAGTGATACAGTATGCTCCCCTTGGAATCACAGATTGTCTAAAAAGGGAAAGTCTAGAAGCCCACAGTCCTGTTCACGGGACAGTCGAGGCAGCCATGGCCATCGGTCTAGAAGGGAGCACCATAGCAAAAGCCAACTTAAAAAGAGACGATCGAGAAGCAGAGATAGTAGCAAACATAGgagcaaaagaagcagcagaaaatcaaGGGCTCATGACAGCAGAGCCTCTCTGAAAAGCCAGAGGGGCTCTCtaagtggtgagagcactgcaTCCAGAGAAGTGAGCAGATCACGTTCATGCAGCAAAGGCCACAGTAAAAGGAGATCAAGAAGTAGAGACAGCGATCACTATTATGTAAGAGACAGTTACCAAAGTAGACACCAGTGGGGTTCTGCTTTCTGTAGTCGAAAGTTGTTTGGAGACAGCTATGAATCCTCCAGCAGAAGGAGGACCCGGTCTAACACTCTTTACTCGCGGCAGTCTGCTAGTCCAGAATACAGGATACGATCATTTATTGAGAGGACAGATCTGCATAGCCAGAGGGGACTCCATGAGAGGCACTATTACTGTTACGAAAGATGCAGGTCAAGGAGTCGGTCAAGCAACAGATCAAGGACTCCTTCTGGAGGAAATGACAGAATGAAAAGTGAAAAGCCTGGTGGAAAAAGGAAGTACAAAACTCGCCACCTGGAGAATACATTCATGGAAAGCACAAGtctagaaagagaaaatgagtcCAAGAAAACTTCCTCAAAATTTGGTGATTGCTGCAAAAATGAAGATAGCCTGTCAGACAATCGTGCAAGCAGCGAGACAAAGCgtaagaaaaggaagaagaaaatgaggagTCCAAGCGTGGAGATAGTCTATGAAGGAAAAGCAACGGACACAACGAGgcatcttaaaaagaaaaagaaaaagcataagAAGAAACACCGGAAACATCAGAGTAGCTCAGTACATTCTTCTCCGGTGGTGATTACAATTGATAGTGATAGTAGTAGCAAGGAACCAGAAAGTACTGGATGGGACAGCAGTATTACATGGACAGGCACATCTCAAATAAATGAGAGGGAAAATGAGTCTCCATCTTCTTTTCTGAGGAGGACAGGATGTGAGGAAACTGCAGAAGTAGACAAAAAGTGTGATATCTCTGACACAAGGGAAAACTTAGATGGTGGCGTTAGAGATGCTGATGTCAAACTTCAGGAAACAGCAGCTGATCAGAGTGTTACCACAGTGAGTACCAGCAGTAACACCTCTCACACAGAAACTGTAACCAGTTATGTTCAGGAAGCACCAGCAGCGCCTTCCAGTCAACTGCCTTCCCCCAGGACTTCCTTCCTAGAGTGTCCAGAGAGAGAGCCATTGATACTGAGACTTCCTAAGAGACTTGTCAGCAGATCCTCGTGGTTTGatttcccagaagaaaaaatgtAG
- the TOPORS gene encoding E3 ubiquitin-protein ligase Topors isoform X2, translated as MPNKEGQTVQEQNRSSRTWKNMTSDKEFAENSSFSPKASTSKLPTDASPDSKCPICLDRFDNVAYLDRCLHRFCFRCVQEWSKNKAECPLCKQPFFSIFHTIRAEDDFKEYILSPLETSSFASPDGRRFRYRTTLTRERRARGSPSRRMPSPPDNGMLFEGLSSEPVRHRHREIQQMLRRLASRRKASAEGRSLRQIQEEDMITFRRALYRTGVRIRSIQDGGRYREISAEFFRRNPACLHRLVPWLKRELTVLFGAHGSLINIVQHIIMSNVTRYDLESQAFAEDLKPFLLNRTEHFLHEFISFARCPFNLEAYDQHANYDCPAPSYEEGSHSDSSIITISPDVAYPQGPDNSLSVPGLGQAPWDDETPGPSYSVSEEVRATIASPLESSESSDDDSASGSRRTKLQTELQANADSNDSGSSSDNCVIVGYVKPLAERTPEVVELSSDSEESIKEEKREEVKKQRPVQCHSWSDSEPSRSFSPRSPTYREDVGSCRSCLSPAVEKMESKGDEKNKYKRKDLPPQDLSWSPSPGSDTVCSPWNHRLSKKGKSRSPQSCSRDSRGSHGHRSRREHHSKSQLKKRRSRSRDSSKHRSKRSSRKSRAHDSRASLKSQRGSLSGESTASREVSRSRSCSKGHSKRRSRSRDSDHYYVRDSYQSRHQWGSAFCSRKLFGDSYESSSRRRTRSNTLYSRQSASPEYRIRSFIERTDLHSQRGLHERHYYCYERCRSRSRSSNRSRTPSGGNDRMKSEKPGGKRKYKTRHLENTFMESTSLERENESKKTSSKFGDCCKNEDSLSDNRASSETKRKKRKKKMRSPSVEIVYEGKATDTTRHLKKKKKKHKKKHRKHQSSSVHSSPVVITIDSDSSSKEPESTGWDSSITWTGTSQINERENESPSSFLRRTGCEETAEVDKKCDISDTRENLDGGVRDADVKLQETAADQSVTTVSTSSNTSHTETVTSYVQEAPAAPSSQLPSPRTSFLECPEREPLILRLPKRLVSRSSWFDFPEEKM; from the exons ATGCCCAACAAAGAGGGGCAGACTGTGCAGGAACAGAACAGGTCCAGCAGAACTTGGAAG AACATGACATCAGATAAGGAGTTTGCAGAAAATAGCAGTTTTTCTCCGAAAGCCAGCACCAGTAAGCTGCCGACAGATGCGTCTCCCGACTCCAAGTGTCCCATCTGCCTGGACAGATTTGACAACGTGGCGTATCTGGATCGCTGCTTGCACAGGTTCTGCTTCCGCTGCGTGCAAGAGTGGTCCAAGAACAAAGCAGAATGCCCGCTCTGCAAGCAAcccttcttttccattttccacaCGATTCGTGCTGAAGATGACTTCAAGGAGTACATCCTCAGCCCTTTAGAAACAAGCTCTTTTGCCAGCCCCGACGGCCGGAGGTTTCGTTACCGCACCACCTTGACGAGGGAACGCCGCGCGCGCGGTTCCCCTTCCCGAAGGATGCCATCCCCTCCGGATAACGGGATGTTGTTTGAAGGGCTGTCGAGCGAGCCGGTGCgacacaggcacagggagattCAGCAGATGCTCAGGAGGCTGGCCTCAAGGAGGAAGGCCAGCGCGGAGGGCAGATCTCTGCGGCAGATCCAGGAGGAGGACATGATCACCTTCCGCAGGGCTCTGTACCGCACCGGCGTGCGCATCCGCAGCATCCAGGACGGCGGCCGATACCGAGAGATTTCGGCCGAGTTCTTCCGCCGCAACCCTGCTTGCCTTCACCGCCTGGTTCCTTGGCTGAAGCGAGAGCTTACGGTCCTGTTTGGTGCCCACGGGTCTCTGATCAACATTGTGCAGCACATCATCATGAGCAACGTAACCAGGTACGATCTGGAAAGCCAGGCCTTTGCTGAGGACCTGAAGCCATTTCTGCTGAATCGGACAGAGCACTTCCTGCACGAATTCATCAGTTTTGCTCGTTGTCCTTTTAACTTAGAAGCATACGATCAACACGCCAATTACGACTGTCCTGCCCCGTCGTATGAGGAAGGAAGCCACTCAGACTCATCAATCATTACAATATCTCCCGATGTGGCGTACCCGCAAGGGCCGGATAATAGTTTGTCTGTTCCTGGCCTTGGTCAGGCCCCGTGGGATGACGAAACTCCGGGGCCTTCCTATTCCGTTTCAGAAGAGGTTCGTGCAACCATAGCTTCTCCTCTGGAGTCATCAGAAAGTTCTGACGACGACTCTGCTTCAGGGAGCCGAAGAACCAAGCTGCAGACTGAGTTACAGGCCAATGCTGACTCAAACGACAGTGGCTCTTCCTCAGACAATTGTGTCATTGTTGGGTACGTTAAGCCGCTGGCTGAGAGGACCCCAGAAGTGGTCGAGCTGTCCTCTGACTCTGAGGAGTCCatcaaggaagagaaaagggaagaggTCAAGAAACAGCGACCAGTCCAGTGTCACAGCTGGAGTGACAGTGAACCAAGCAGGAGCTTCTCACCACGTTCCCCAACATACAGGGAGGATGTAGGAAGTTGTAGAAGCTGTTTATCTCCTGCAGTTGAGAAGATGGAATCAAAAGGGGATGAGAAGaacaaatacaaaagaaaagatCTGCCTCCACAGGACTTGAGTTGGAGCCCCTCTCCAGGGAGTGATACAGTATGCTCCCCTTGGAATCACAGATTGTCTAAAAAGGGAAAGTCTAGAAGCCCACAGTCCTGTTCACGGGACAGTCGAGGCAGCCATGGCCATCGGTCTAGAAGGGAGCACCATAGCAAAAGCCAACTTAAAAAGAGACGATCGAGAAGCAGAGATAGTAGCAAACATAGgagcaaaagaagcagcagaaaatcaaGGGCTCATGACAGCAGAGCCTCTCTGAAAAGCCAGAGGGGCTCTCtaagtggtgagagcactgcaTCCAGAGAAGTGAGCAGATCACGTTCATGCAGCAAAGGCCACAGTAAAAGGAGATCAAGAAGTAGAGACAGCGATCACTATTATGTAAGAGACAGTTACCAAAGTAGACACCAGTGGGGTTCTGCTTTCTGTAGTCGAAAGTTGTTTGGAGACAGCTATGAATCCTCCAGCAGAAGGAGGACCCGGTCTAACACTCTTTACTCGCGGCAGTCTGCTAGTCCAGAATACAGGATACGATCATTTATTGAGAGGACAGATCTGCATAGCCAGAGGGGACTCCATGAGAGGCACTATTACTGTTACGAAAGATGCAGGTCAAGGAGTCGGTCAAGCAACAGATCAAGGACTCCTTCTGGAGGAAATGACAGAATGAAAAGTGAAAAGCCTGGTGGAAAAAGGAAGTACAAAACTCGCCACCTGGAGAATACATTCATGGAAAGCACAAGtctagaaagagaaaatgagtcCAAGAAAACTTCCTCAAAATTTGGTGATTGCTGCAAAAATGAAGATAGCCTGTCAGACAATCGTGCAAGCAGCGAGACAAAGCgtaagaaaaggaagaagaaaatgaggagTCCAAGCGTGGAGATAGTCTATGAAGGAAAAGCAACGGACACAACGAGgcatcttaaaaagaaaaagaaaaagcataagAAGAAACACCGGAAACATCAGAGTAGCTCAGTACATTCTTCTCCGGTGGTGATTACAATTGATAGTGATAGTAGTAGCAAGGAACCAGAAAGTACTGGATGGGACAGCAGTATTACATGGACAGGCACATCTCAAATAAATGAGAGGGAAAATGAGTCTCCATCTTCTTTTCTGAGGAGGACAGGATGTGAGGAAACTGCAGAAGTAGACAAAAAGTGTGATATCTCTGACACAAGGGAAAACTTAGATGGTGGCGTTAGAGATGCTGATGTCAAACTTCAGGAAACAGCAGCTGATCAGAGTGTTACCACAGTGAGTACCAGCAGTAACACCTCTCACACAGAAACTGTAACCAGTTATGTTCAGGAAGCACCAGCAGCGCCTTCCAGTCAACTGCCTTCCCCCAGGACTTCCTTCCTAGAGTGTCCAGAGAGAGAGCCATTGATACTGAGACTTCCTAAGAGACTTGTCAGCAGATCCTCGTGGTTTGatttcccagaagaaaaaatgtAG